From the Prosthecobacter fusiformis genome, one window contains:
- a CDS encoding exopolysaccharide transport family protein encodes MSYQLAIDPNQSQPGAGGVQHGLVPLAPTGLGAPLPLPQVDQNPYLNTPRPQFSESVISVTDLVGYMKRYGLLGLLLALPAAAAIFYLLGMGPNVYEAEAKLRLRLQDTNVFNFNEMGRQGVTELSAPQLINNHLTEIKSRRFSDYFYDRFDPVKRDVFISEELSTLGRKDQLLKMVGLYTPAKPAPPVDVFAESIGTAVRVEPQKESHILRILVRNRTPQMAADIANGFAQDYMKFFGEQESGQTQSERDYLQTKADELKKRLEVSERELASYSKSENLMQANAAQDVGGDKVRQLMTAITNVEIQLAKAKSDLQSIRATQQAGRDLLEVRLVADNPDVAFNRKEMEAAMAERKALEPLCGRRHPQMIALAGRIESAKGALDHAAMSVVTMAEAEVSNLERQITDFQKQLQASRGEVLDQSGKNVQQKMLSDQVAADREMYQTIVKRLNQAEVTGNFKDSGALSLSDIATAPDKPVKPNKPVAAVASLIVFGFIFIGLPVGWGLFDDHVLKLVRQSGSPSANIPSVKEVPHIPTGQTRPLGTPPAALSFAPSPSLPQAQVRPPVQATAAASFLSLQTPNQAPVLARLPLIGQGNPEAMLGQLLKPEPHGAAGALSQLTTTLEMQALKRSGLGGVILFTSAEAGEGKTLSAAALAAAFCHQGRSVFLMECNAVSPTLHQWFPHATHHSSWAHDLESLRYGKTNLFLLPAHDLPAYATNELLDGYRSWIDRARQQVDWIILDGGPILRNFADVAPLAPLATDVLIVNNPLVSNPAKLRAAMSLMQPMMSSSAFRGMIVQGAA; translated from the coding sequence ATGTCGTATCAATTAGCCATCGATCCCAACCAGTCCCAGCCGGGTGCTGGAGGGGTGCAACATGGGCTAGTGCCGCTGGCCCCGACGGGGCTGGGAGCACCGCTGCCCCTGCCGCAGGTGGACCAAAATCCGTACCTGAACACGCCACGACCGCAATTTAGCGAGTCGGTGATCAGTGTCACCGATCTCGTCGGCTACATGAAAAGGTATGGCCTGCTGGGCCTGCTGCTGGCACTGCCTGCGGCGGCGGCGATTTTTTATCTGCTGGGGATGGGACCCAACGTGTATGAGGCGGAAGCCAAACTGAGGCTGCGGCTTCAGGATACGAATGTCTTCAACTTTAACGAAATGGGTCGCCAAGGGGTGACTGAGCTGAGTGCTCCGCAGTTGATCAACAACCACCTCACGGAGATCAAGTCCCGGCGGTTTTCGGACTATTTTTATGATCGGTTTGATCCGGTGAAGAGGGATGTGTTTATCAGCGAGGAGCTGAGCACCCTGGGAAGGAAGGATCAGTTGCTGAAAATGGTAGGGCTTTATACCCCGGCCAAACCAGCACCGCCGGTGGATGTATTCGCGGAAAGCATCGGCACAGCAGTGCGTGTCGAGCCGCAGAAGGAATCCCACATTTTACGCATCCTGGTGCGCAACCGCACTCCGCAAATGGCGGCAGACATCGCCAATGGATTTGCGCAGGATTACATGAAGTTTTTTGGCGAGCAGGAGAGTGGCCAGACACAGAGTGAACGGGACTACCTACAGACGAAGGCAGATGAGCTGAAAAAACGGCTGGAGGTGAGTGAGCGTGAACTGGCATCCTACAGCAAGAGTGAAAATCTGATGCAGGCGAATGCTGCGCAGGATGTGGGCGGAGACAAGGTGAGGCAGCTCATGACGGCCATCACCAATGTGGAAATCCAACTGGCGAAGGCGAAGAGCGACCTGCAAAGCATCCGTGCGACCCAACAGGCAGGAAGAGATCTGCTGGAAGTGCGCCTAGTGGCGGACAATCCCGATGTGGCCTTCAACCGCAAAGAGATGGAAGCAGCGATGGCAGAGCGTAAGGCATTGGAACCCCTGTGCGGCAGGCGGCATCCGCAGATGATCGCGTTGGCGGGGCGGATCGAATCCGCCAAGGGTGCACTGGACCATGCGGCGATGTCCGTCGTGACGATGGCTGAGGCGGAGGTGTCCAACCTGGAAAGGCAGATCACGGATTTTCAGAAGCAACTGCAAGCTTCACGCGGTGAAGTGCTGGACCAGAGCGGAAAAAATGTACAGCAGAAAATGCTGAGTGACCAGGTGGCTGCGGACCGGGAGATGTACCAAACAATCGTGAAGCGGCTAAACCAGGCTGAGGTCACGGGGAATTTTAAAGACAGTGGTGCACTGAGCTTATCCGACATTGCAACGGCTCCAGATAAGCCCGTGAAGCCGAACAAGCCGGTGGCGGCGGTGGCGAGCCTGATCGTTTTTGGATTTATCTTCATCGGCCTGCCTGTCGGCTGGGGGCTGTTTGATGATCATGTCTTGAAGCTGGTCCGCCAGAGCGGTTCCCCCTCCGCCAACATTCCTTCGGTGAAAGAGGTGCCGCACATTCCAACCGGGCAGACACGGCCCCTGGGTACACCCCCAGCAGCGCTATCCTTTGCCCCTTCCCCTTCCCTGCCCCAGGCTCAAGTGAGGCCGCCAGTCCAGGCAACGGCAGCCGCTTCTTTCCTGTCCCTACAGACGCCGAACCAGGCACCGGTATTGGCGCGGCTGCCATTGATCGGCCAGGGCAATCCAGAGGCAATGCTGGGCCAGCTTTTGAAGCCTGAGCCGCATGGAGCCGCCGGGGCACTTTCCCAACTGACCACCACCCTGGAGATGCAGGCGCTCAAGCGTAGTGGACTGGGCGGGGTGATCCTTTTCACCAGTGCTGAGGCGGGTGAAGGAAAGACCCTTTCCGCAGCCGCCCTGGCAGCGGCCTTTTGCCACCAGGGACGCAGCGTGTTCCTGATGGAGTGCAATGCGGTGTCTCCGACGCTGCACCAATGGTTTCCGCACGCGACACATCATAGCTCCTGGGCGCATGATCTGGAATCTCTGCGCTATGGGAAAACGAATCTGTTTTTGCTGCCCGCACATGACCTGCCTGCCTATGCCACGAATGAGCTGCTGGACGGTTACCGTTCATGGATCGACCGGGCACGCCAGCAGGTGGACTGGATCATCCTGGATGGGGGACCGATCCTGAGAAACTTTGCCGATGTGGCACCCTTGGCTCCACTGGCGACAGATGTGCTGATTGTGAATAATCCGCTGGTGTCTAATCCTGCTAAACTGCGTGCGGCGATGAGCCTGATGCAGCCCATGATGAGCAGCAGCGCCTTCCGGGGAATGATCGTGCAAGGGGCGGCTTAG
- a CDS encoding YlbF family regulator, with protein sequence MNAAIAPVIASHIEALCAAIAADPEVQSARSDAESFLADENAVSLYRDVMTLGRSLEQRHRSGAEMEPDEVTRFQSLQEQADGNETIQSFMAAQDLLQDVANKVNGFVTKTLEKGRVPTHDEVFGQAGCGEGCGCH encoded by the coding sequence ATGAACGCCGCCATCGCCCCCGTCATCGCCTCTCACATTGAAGCTCTCTGCGCAGCCATTGCCGCAGATCCTGAAGTGCAGTCCGCACGCAGCGACGCGGAATCTTTCCTGGCCGATGAAAACGCCGTCTCTCTTTACCGCGATGTCATGACCCTGGGCCGCAGTCTGGAGCAGCGTCACCGCAGTGGTGCAGAAATGGAGCCGGATGAAGTCACCCGCTTCCAGTCCCTCCAGGAGCAAGCTGATGGCAACGAAACCATCCAGAGCTTCATGGCCGCCCAGGACCTCCTTCAGGACGTCGCCAATAAGGTCAATGGTTTCGTCACCAAGACTCTGGAAAAAGGCCGAGTCCCTACCCATGACGAAGTTTTTGGTCAGGCAGGTTGTGGCGAAGGCTGCGGTTGCCATTGA
- a CDS encoding O-antigen ligase family protein, whose translation MSSDPLSHRLVIWICGSILGLLAADVIIGAYNAGISPLKPALFTVTAFAACVGLPLLAGLRFAPISLLILLLPAVRLFDAALLSRSVTSLQGQAGMDHLRVMIAIVAILTVLSTDPGLRAARWAAILAMFMTTGSEIAEMLGLAKFSSIQGRYAGFNSHPNFPPVLLCEMLGITFALCRSFKINCLLIGVAFVGVALTYGRSGFIVLVLMSGAYVLLNARKNLPFLLLMAALAIPAAGVGFAVLQSRTQQGILKDKNTSERLQAIYDLDFEKLKSPERAKDLADAWEGVMKKPLLGHGTGVSGVLWAPHNEYVSIWLELGIPGLLIFVGTLGTLVVRSVMTGGRAGYLLFAIIAYTPAGQGRIEMPHYYLALSTAAFMLWPQRFRFALTSPKPAESAG comes from the coding sequence GTGTCCTCTGACCCACTCTCACACCGCCTAGTCATCTGGATCTGCGGCAGTATCCTGGGGCTGCTGGCGGCGGATGTGATCATTGGCGCATACAATGCGGGTATATCTCCATTAAAACCTGCCTTGTTTACCGTCACGGCCTTTGCTGCCTGTGTGGGCCTGCCTTTGCTGGCTGGCCTGCGGTTTGCGCCAATTTCATTGCTGATCCTGCTGCTGCCGGCGGTGCGGCTTTTTGATGCGGCATTGTTGTCGCGGTCGGTGACTTCTTTGCAGGGGCAAGCGGGCATGGATCATCTGCGGGTGATGATTGCCATCGTGGCTATCTTGACGGTGCTATCCACAGATCCTGGCCTGCGTGCAGCACGCTGGGCTGCGATCTTGGCCATGTTCATGACCACAGGATCTGAGATTGCCGAGATGCTTGGGCTGGCGAAATTTTCCAGTATCCAAGGTCGGTATGCAGGCTTCAATAGCCACCCGAACTTTCCTCCGGTGCTGCTGTGTGAAATGCTGGGCATCACCTTCGCTCTATGCCGGAGTTTCAAGATCAACTGCCTGCTCATCGGGGTGGCATTTGTCGGGGTGGCGCTGACGTATGGGCGCAGCGGGTTCATCGTCCTGGTGCTCATGTCCGGTGCCTACGTGCTGCTGAATGCGCGGAAAAATCTGCCATTTTTGCTTCTCATGGCTGCCCTTGCCATACCGGCCGCCGGGGTGGGCTTCGCGGTTTTGCAAAGCCGCACCCAGCAGGGCATCCTGAAGGACAAGAACACATCGGAGCGCCTTCAGGCCATTTACGATCTGGACTTTGAAAAGCTCAAATCACCCGAGCGTGCGAAGGATCTGGCGGATGCCTGGGAGGGCGTGATGAAGAAACCTTTGTTAGGTCATGGTACTGGAGTTTCCGGCGTGCTCTGGGCACCGCACAACGAATACGTCTCTATCTGGCTGGAACTGGGCATACCTGGATTGCTGATCTTTGTGGGCACACTCGGCACGCTGGTGGTGCGCAGTGTCATGACGGGAGGCCGGGCCGGGTACCTGCTCTTTGCCATCATCGCCTACACTCCGGCAGGGCAGGGGCGCATCGAGATGCCGCATTATTACTTGGCCCTTTCCACGGCCGCTTTCATGCTCTGGCCTCAGCGTTTTCGCTTTGCGCTGACCTCTCCCAAACCGGCCGAATCTGCCGGGTAA
- a CDS encoding ABC transporter ATP-binding protein yields the protein MDRTSAPIFEARGLRKVYHTGELDVVALHGVDIQFHSSELVVLLGASGSGKSTLLNILGGLDTPTSGQLKYKGWDLSGGDERTLTLFRRNCVGFVFQFYNLIPSLTARENVALITDISRDPMKPEEALALVNLQHRMDHFPSQLSGGEQQRVAIARAIAKKPEVLLCDEPTGALDVNTGIAVLEAVERINRELGTLTVIITHNADMAGMADRVLNLKDGQIVSSHHNETRVPVTSLKW from the coding sequence ATGGACCGAACCTCCGCTCCCATCTTCGAGGCCCGCGGACTGCGGAAGGTCTATCATACCGGGGAACTGGATGTCGTCGCGCTGCATGGCGTGGACATCCAGTTTCACTCCAGTGAGTTGGTCGTCCTTCTCGGGGCATCCGGCAGTGGAAAGTCCACGCTCCTCAATATTCTTGGCGGGCTGGATACGCCCACCAGCGGCCAGCTTAAATACAAGGGCTGGGATTTGAGCGGTGGCGATGAGCGCACGCTCACGCTTTTTCGTCGAAACTGCGTGGGGTTCGTCTTCCAGTTTTACAATCTCATCCCCAGCCTCACGGCCCGGGAAAACGTCGCCCTTATCACCGATATCTCGCGGGATCCGATGAAGCCGGAGGAGGCGCTGGCCCTGGTCAATCTCCAGCACCGCATGGACCATTTCCCCAGCCAACTTAGCGGCGGGGAGCAGCAACGCGTTGCCATCGCCCGGGCCATTGCCAAAAAACCTGAGGTGCTGCTCTGTGATGAACCCACGGGTGCTTTGGATGTGAATACAGGCATCGCTGTGCTGGAGGCCGTGGAGCGCATCAACCGGGAACTGGGCACCCTCACCGTCATCATCACCCACAATGCCGACATGGCAGGAATGGCTGATCGCGTGCTGAACCTAAAAGACGGTCAGATCGTCAGTTCTCATCATAACGAGACACGAGTTCCAGTAACCAGCCTTAAGTGGTAA
- a CDS encoding glycosyltransferase, whose product MPECSAPCRLAFLIRDLGHGGAQRQLVTLAKALVARGGFEVTVVHFYPGVFEEELRAAGVRTACVGKRHRWDLAGFFMRLVKTMRGLRPDVIHGYLHEANLMALFLRPWCGSPKVVWGIRDSQTDADTWGVLGKLSFRLNCLLSGRADCIVANSRAGRDYYIGKGYPAERFEVVPNGIDVDKFTNHSLGAGGCTFVVIGRLHPMKDHATFLRALAAVPEARGRIIGSGSPGYVEEMKHLAGALGVADRLTWEPARDDLPAVYPTLDCVVSTSAYGEGFSNVLGEAMACGVPCLASDVGDSAWLLADERRVYAAGDAAALAEKMREFLNLDEKARRVWGNENRQRILDHFTVAGMAEKTAGLLLRQRLLVVLWITTGLGTGGAEMMLAQLVRGLTNHSHVVISLTAGGKYIEPLRSAGAAVYSLDMPAGKPTPGALWSLFKNVRQARPDILMGWMYHGCLAAVLAKLVCRARMIWNIRQSLYDLSLEKRGSALVIRALAWLSRIPEAITYNSQVSARQHEAIGYHAGQSRLIPNGFDLEKWQPLPPSAERAGGVGRFGRYTAMKDYPAFLEAAALISKDMPQVRFILAGTGVDASNEELVSLVQKLGLTNSVSLLGERDDLPALTAGLDLVVSSSAFGEGFPNVVGEAMACGVPVVATDIGDTAWVMGETGHLVPARDPSALAAACLKVLRLSPDERREMGEAGRERIVQQFSLKSVLSQFEDMLSAEKRATKNLNLCSEAGAGVRASI is encoded by the coding sequence ATGCCCGAATGCTCTGCGCCATGCCGACTCGCCTTCCTCATTCGTGACCTGGGTCACGGCGGGGCTCAGAGGCAGTTGGTCACACTCGCAAAGGCACTGGTCGCGAGGGGTGGCTTTGAGGTGACGGTGGTGCATTTTTACCCCGGTGTTTTTGAGGAGGAACTGAGGGCCGCTGGGGTGCGGACGGCATGCGTGGGCAAAAGGCATCGCTGGGATCTGGCGGGGTTCTTTATGCGGTTGGTCAAGACGATGCGGGGGCTGCGCCCGGATGTGATCCACGGCTACCTGCATGAGGCGAACCTGATGGCGCTTTTTCTGCGGCCCTGGTGCGGATCCCCCAAAGTGGTCTGGGGGATAAGGGATTCACAGACGGATGCGGATACCTGGGGCGTGCTGGGAAAGCTAAGCTTTCGTTTAAATTGCCTGCTATCAGGGAGAGCGGACTGCATCGTGGCGAATTCACGGGCAGGGCGGGATTACTACATCGGAAAGGGTTATCCAGCAGAGCGCTTTGAAGTGGTGCCGAACGGCATTGATGTGGATAAATTTACGAATCACTCGTTAGGCGCAGGCGGGTGCACGTTTGTGGTCATCGGCAGGCTGCATCCGATGAAAGACCATGCGACTTTTCTACGGGCGCTAGCTGCGGTGCCGGAGGCGCGGGGACGAATCATCGGGAGTGGATCGCCGGGGTATGTGGAGGAGATGAAGCATCTAGCGGGTGCTTTGGGGGTCGCAGACCGGCTGACCTGGGAACCCGCGCGGGATGATCTGCCTGCGGTTTACCCGACGCTGGACTGTGTGGTATCCACCTCGGCCTATGGGGAGGGTTTTTCCAATGTGCTGGGGGAGGCGATGGCCTGTGGGGTGCCCTGCCTGGCCAGCGATGTGGGGGACTCTGCCTGGCTGCTGGCGGATGAGCGGCGGGTCTATGCTGCGGGTGATGCGGCTGCACTGGCGGAAAAAATGCGGGAGTTTTTAAACCTGGATGAGAAGGCACGGCGGGTCTGGGGAAACGAGAACCGGCAGCGCATCCTGGATCATTTCACGGTGGCAGGCATGGCTGAGAAAACGGCCGGGTTGCTGCTGCGTCAGCGCCTGCTAGTGGTGCTGTGGATCACGACAGGGCTAGGCACGGGAGGTGCGGAGATGATGCTGGCGCAGTTGGTCCGTGGCCTAACGAATCATTCACACGTGGTCATCTCCCTGACTGCGGGGGGCAAATACATCGAGCCTTTGCGCAGTGCCGGAGCGGCTGTTTACAGCCTGGACATGCCTGCCGGGAAACCCACGCCGGGGGCGCTGTGGAGTCTGTTTAAAAACGTGCGGCAGGCGCGTCCGGATATCCTCATGGGCTGGATGTATCACGGTTGCCTGGCTGCGGTGCTGGCCAAGCTGGTCTGCCGTGCGCGGATGATCTGGAACATCCGTCAGTCTCTGTATGATCTGAGCCTGGAAAAGCGTGGATCAGCCCTGGTGATCCGGGCGTTGGCCTGGCTGTCGCGCATCCCGGAGGCCATCACGTACAATTCACAAGTGAGTGCGCGGCAGCATGAGGCCATCGGTTATCACGCAGGTCAATCACGGCTTATCCCGAACGGGTTCGATCTTGAAAAATGGCAGCCTTTGCCACCCAGTGCTGAAAGGGCAGGGGGAGTGGGGCGCTTCGGCCGCTACACGGCGATGAAGGATTACCCGGCTTTTCTGGAGGCAGCGGCGCTTATTTCCAAAGACATGCCTCAGGTGCGTTTCATTCTCGCTGGGACTGGGGTGGATGCATCCAATGAGGAGCTGGTTTCGCTGGTGCAAAAGCTGGGCCTAACAAATAGTGTGAGTCTATTGGGTGAGCGGGATGATCTGCCTGCCTTGACGGCCGGACTGGACTTGGTGGTATCCTCCTCAGCATTTGGTGAGGGGTTTCCCAATGTGGTGGGCGAGGCCATGGCATGTGGTGTGCCGGTCGTCGCCACAGACATTGGGGACACGGCCTGGGTCATGGGAGAAACGGGCCACCTTGTGCCTGCCAGAGATCCGTCAGCGCTTGCCGCCGCCTGTTTAAAAGTGCTGCGGCTTTCCCCGGATGAACGCAGGGAAATGGGTGAGGCGGGACGTGAAAGGATCGTGCAGCAATTTTCCCTGAAGAGTGTTTTATCCCAGTTTGAGGACATGCTGTCTGCTGAAAAGCGTGCGACTAAAAACTTAAATCTTTGTTCAGAGGCGGGCGCAGGCGTCCGTGCTTCCATTTAA
- a CDS encoding amidohydrolase family protein produces the protein MTTLSRRQFLTTTATALVGTQMSPSATLPASGGLIDAHVHVWTPDTKRYPRAGFLKKAPSPASFTPEQLFTHCHPVGVRRIVLVQPSLYRFDNSYMLDSIAAHPGVFSGVASIDDSAPHIRSRMQDLARQGVRGFRLSPRTPDVAAWLDTPGIQEMWKTAADEGLRICLLISPEALGPVDKMCLRYPQTPVVVDHLARVGMAGPITRAHLDRLLHLSVHQQLVLKTSAFYTLGKRTPPYLDLSPMIKECHQYFGPQRLMWASDSPFQVAPGHTYEASLALIRDHLPFLTASDKAAMLGKTAEKVFFGKAT, from the coding sequence ATGACCACCCTTTCCCGCCGCCAGTTCCTCACCACCACGGCCACCGCGCTCGTCGGCACCCAGATGAGCCCCAGCGCCACCCTGCCCGCCAGCGGCGGTCTCATTGATGCCCATGTGCATGTGTGGACACCGGATACCAAGCGCTACCCCCGTGCCGGATTTCTGAAAAAAGCCCCCTCCCCCGCCAGCTTCACACCGGAGCAGCTCTTCACCCATTGCCACCCCGTGGGCGTGCGCCGCATCGTCCTCGTCCAGCCCAGCCTTTATCGCTTTGATAACAGCTACATGCTGGACAGCATCGCCGCCCACCCAGGCGTCTTCTCCGGCGTCGCCAGCATTGATGATTCCGCCCCGCACATCCGCAGTCGCATGCAGGACCTGGCCCGGCAGGGCGTACGCGGCTTTCGTCTCAGCCCCCGCACCCCGGATGTCGCCGCCTGGCTGGACACCCCCGGCATCCAGGAAATGTGGAAAACCGCCGCCGATGAAGGCCTCCGCATCTGTCTCCTCATCAGCCCCGAAGCCCTCGGCCCCGTGGATAAAATGTGCCTCCGTTATCCCCAGACCCCCGTCGTGGTGGACCACCTCGCCCGTGTCGGCATGGCCGGCCCCATCACCCGCGCCCATCTGGACCGCCTTCTGCACCTCTCCGTCCATCAACAGCTCGTCCTCAAAACCTCCGCCTTTTATACCCTGGGCAAAAGGACCCCGCCCTACCTGGACCTCAGCCCCATGATCAAAGAGTGCCATCAATACTTCGGCCCCCAACGCCTCATGTGGGCCAGCGACTCCCCCTTCCAAGTCGCCCCCGGCCACACTTACGAAGCCTCCCTCGCCCTCATCCGCGACCACCTTCCCTTCCTCACCGCCAGCGATAAAGCCGCCATGCTCGGGAAGACGGCGGAGAAGGTGTTTTTTGGAAAAGCTACATAA
- the asnB gene encoding asparagine synthase (glutamine-hydrolyzing) produces MCGISGYLTLPRSRSSEQMNAEITRMTDAIASRGPDDSGVWADAAAGIVLGHRRLSILDLSPLGHQPMTSADGRFVIVFNGEIYNFQQLRADLELQGHGWRGHSDTEVMLAAFQQWGVMEATRRFNGMFAFALWDRQERVLHLGRDRMGEKPLYYGWSGDAFIFASELKAIRQYPGFNAGINRDAICSQLRFNYIPDPLCIYEGFYKLPPASLLTLSTASERPQPQLYWSLRGVIEHGVDHPFTGTETEAVDAFEALLKEAVGLRMISDVPLGAFLSGGVDSSLIVAMMQAQSARPVRTFTIGFDVPEYNEADFAKEVARHLKTDHTEMYVTGKDALETIPLLPGLYDEPFSDYSQIPTYLVCKMARQHVTVALSGDAGDELFGGYERYFVGRSLWNKFAWMPPALKKAAAGAMTLLPPQTLNSLGAVARPILPKRLRHMALGDKLHKLAEVVAAPGMETLYLNLMSHWKQPEQIVIGGHDPQTSITNKTGWPRVSDFTHRMMHLDMETYLPGDILTKVDRAAMGVSLEGRIPLLDTNLIEFAWRVPFSMKVRDGKGKWLMRETLYRHVPKALIDRPKRGFGVPLEHWLRHELRDWAEDLLSESRLKREGYFHPAPIRQKWQEHLSGTRNWHFYLWDVLMFQAWLAANKPNPV; encoded by the coding sequence ATGTGCGGTATTTCCGGCTATTTGACTCTTCCTCGCTCGCGATCCTCTGAACAGATGAACGCCGAGATCACGCGCATGACAGATGCCATTGCGTCGCGGGGTCCCGATGATAGCGGCGTCTGGGCGGATGCGGCGGCGGGCATCGTACTGGGGCATCGGAGGCTTTCCATTCTGGATCTATCGCCCTTGGGGCATCAGCCTATGACCAGTGCGGACGGACGTTTTGTCATCGTCTTCAATGGCGAGATATACAATTTCCAACAACTGCGTGCGGACCTGGAGCTGCAGGGGCACGGCTGGCGGGGGCATTCGGATACTGAGGTGATGCTGGCGGCTTTTCAGCAATGGGGAGTGATGGAGGCGACGCGGCGTTTCAATGGCATGTTCGCCTTTGCCCTGTGGGATCGGCAGGAGCGTGTGCTTCATCTGGGGCGAGACCGGATGGGTGAAAAGCCTTTGTATTATGGATGGTCGGGCGATGCCTTTATTTTCGCTTCTGAGTTGAAGGCCATTCGGCAGTATCCAGGATTCAATGCGGGCATCAACCGGGACGCGATTTGCAGCCAGTTGCGTTTTAACTATATCCCGGATCCACTGTGCATTTACGAGGGTTTTTACAAGCTGCCCCCTGCGTCGCTGTTGACCTTGAGCACTGCATCCGAGAGGCCACAACCTCAGCTCTACTGGTCACTTCGTGGAGTTATTGAGCATGGTGTTGACCATCCATTCACCGGGACAGAAACGGAGGCGGTGGATGCGTTTGAAGCCTTGCTGAAGGAGGCCGTGGGATTGCGCATGATTTCGGATGTGCCATTGGGTGCCTTCCTATCGGGCGGGGTGGATTCGTCTCTCATTGTGGCGATGATGCAGGCGCAGAGTGCGCGGCCCGTGCGCACTTTCACCATCGGTTTTGATGTGCCGGAATACAATGAAGCCGACTTTGCCAAAGAGGTGGCCAGGCATTTGAAGACGGATCATACGGAGATGTATGTCACGGGCAAAGACGCGCTGGAAACCATCCCGCTGCTGCCTGGATTGTATGACGAACCCTTCTCTGACTACTCGCAGATTCCTACTTATCTTGTTTGCAAAATGGCTCGTCAGCATGTGACCGTGGCTCTCAGCGGTGATGCGGGAGACGAGTTATTCGGCGGCTACGAGCGTTACTTTGTGGGGCGCAGTTTATGGAATAAATTTGCCTGGATGCCGCCCGCTTTGAAAAAGGCGGCTGCGGGAGCAATGACTTTGCTGCCACCACAAACGCTTAATTCGTTAGGCGCGGTCGCGCGTCCGATTTTGCCCAAAAGGCTCCGCCATATGGCCTTAGGGGATAAGTTGCACAAGCTGGCGGAGGTGGTGGCCGCACCGGGGATGGAGACACTGTATTTGAATCTGATGTCTCACTGGAAGCAGCCGGAGCAGATCGTCATCGGCGGACATGATCCGCAGACCAGCATTACGAACAAGACCGGCTGGCCGAGGGTGAGTGATTTTACGCATCGCATGATGCATCTGGACATGGAGACCTACCTGCCCGGCGACATCCTGACCAAGGTGGACCGTGCGGCCATGGGCGTGAGTCTGGAAGGCCGCATCCCGCTGCTGGACACAAACCTGATCGAGTTCGCCTGGCGGGTACCGTTTTCAATGAAAGTGCGCGATGGCAAAGGCAAGTGGCTGATGCGGGAGACTCTTTACCGGCATGTGCCCAAGGCATTGATTGACCGGCCCAAGCGCGGTTTTGGGGTGCCTCTGGAGCACTGGCTGCGACATGAATTGCGTGACTGGGCGGAGGATTTGCTCAGTGAATCACGTCTCAAACGCGAAGGCTATTTTCATCCCGCGCCGATCCGCCAAAAGTGGCAGGAACATTTATCCGGCACCCGCAACTGGCATTTCTACCTTTGGGATGTGCTGATGTTTCAGGCGTGGCTGGCAGCCAACAAACCGAACCCAGTCTAA